One window from the genome of Amphiprion ocellaris isolate individual 3 ecotype Okinawa chromosome 23, ASM2253959v1, whole genome shotgun sequence encodes:
- the fis1 gene encoding mitochondrial fission 1 protein: protein MEAVLSDVVAPEDLIKFEKKYKNEQVKGAVSKETKFEYAWCLIRSKYSEDIKKGIVLLEELVQKASKDDSRDFLFYLAVANYRLKEYEKALKYIRTLLRNEPGNKQALELEKLIDKALKKDGLVGMAIVGGIGLGVAGLAGLIGLAVSKGAAKS, encoded by the exons ATGGAGGCTGTATTGAGCGATGTGGTGGCTCCTGAAGACCTAATA AAATTTGAGAAGAAGTACAAAAATGAGCAGGTGAAGGGAGCCGTCTCCAAGGAAACCAAGTTTGAATATGCCTGGTGTTTGATCAGGAGCAAATACTCAGAGGACATCAAGAAGGGAATCGTACTCTTGGAGG aGCTCGTTCAGAAAGCATCAAAGGACGACTCTCGGGACTTTTTGTTCTACCTTGCAGTGGCCAACTACAGGCTCAAA GAATATGAGAAAGCCCTGAAGTACATCCGGACTCTGCTCAGGAACGAGCCGGGGAACAAGCAAGCTCTGGAGCTGGAGAAACTCATCGACAAGGCTTTAAAGAAAG ATGGCTTGGTTGGCATGGCGATTGTCGGGGGGATCGGTCTCGGTGTGGCCGGGTTAGCGGGCCTCATTGGCTTGGCGGTGTCAAAGGGAGCTGCCAAATCCTAA